GGCTCCTGTCCTGGCTTCCGACCCGGATGCCGTCCTTTTCCTCAACCAGGTGGCCCTCGATGCCATCCGGTCTGATAAGACCGCTCCTCCCATGGCGTCTCGGGATTTGGCGATTGTGCACGCCTCCATCTTTGACGCCGTCAATTCCATCACCCGCATGTACCAACCATATTTTGTTAACCTGGTAGCGGATAAAAATACCTCTATGGAAGCCGCGGCCATATCCGCGGGCTTCACTGCCCTGAGCAGTCTCTTCCCTGCCCAGAACTTCGATGCCTTGAAGGCTTCCGCGTTTACCGCCATACCTGACGGACTGGCAAAAACCAGCGGCATCTCCCTGGGACAGAATGTCGCCAATCAAATACTCGCCTGGCGGGCCGGCGACGGCTGGAATGCAACGTATAATTATGTTCCCGGCGCCCAGCCTGGAAACTGGCAACCGACCCCTCCTGCGCACGCCCCGTTTCTCTTACCGCAGTGGCCGGACGTCACTCCCTTCGCCATGAGTTCAGGAGACCAGTTCCGGCAAGCACCTCCACCGGCCCTGACCAGTGACGCTTATACGACTGCCTTTAACCAGGTCAAGGACTTGGGGGCCAAAAACAGTTCAACCCGGACCGCGGACCAGACCCAAATCGCCCTCTTCTGGGCCGACGGCGCCGGCACTCACACCCCGCCCGGGCATTGGAATGCTATTGCCAGCACGGTGGCCCATGCGCAGAAAACTGACCTGGTCCAGGATGCTCGCCTGTTCGCCCTCCTCAATATCGCCCTGGCCGACGCTGGCATTAGCTGCTGGGACATGAAAAGAGACTATAGCTTATGGCGGCCGATAACCGCCATCCGGGCAGCCGATACCGATGGAAATCCTGATACCCTGGCCGATCCCGGCTGGGAATCCCTGTTAGTTACTCCTCCCTTTCCCTCTTACTCCAGCGGGCATAGCACCTTCAGCGGGACTGCAGCTGAGTTGCTCCAGGATTTTTTCGGTGAACTACCCTTTACCATCGGCTCAGATGGTCTTCCTGGGGTAACGCGCAGCTTCTTGGACTTCTGGGACGCAGCCGCAGAAGCGGGCGAAAGCCGCATCTATGGCGGCATCCATTATGAATTCGATAACCTGGGAGGGTTGCGGGCAGGCAAAGCCCTGGGGGATTACGTATTTGAAAATTTCCTGCAGCCTGTGCCTGTTCCTGCCAGCCTGTTGCTGTTAGGCTCGGGCCTGTTGGGCCTGGTAGGATGGGCACGGGGCAGGAAACGAAAATAATAAATCACAATTCTTCTTAATATGAGGCAGGGCTTAACATGGCCCTGCCTTTCATATTTTTGGATTTCTCTCACAGGATCGGGGTCAACTTACCTTACTGCCTCGCGACCGGAAACCCCCGGCTAACCCCGAAGCTTGAGGCCAAAATCATCCACCGCCCCGGACCACTGCGACAATCTTGTTTAACAGTTCAACAGGCTCACCGTTCCCAGCCGGGCGGCGGCTCCACCAGGCTTTCAAAATTGCCATCTAAATCCGTGAGCAGGATTTTTCTGCCCGAGGGCAACCGGAAAGCTCGCCGCGTTTGGGACGCCGACTCTAGCACGGGCGGCACTTCGGTCTCTAACAGTTTTGCCTTCACTTCGGTGACTTCATAGGCGACTTTCCCCTCCACCGCCATGGAGAAAGTTTTGCCGGTTACCTCAAAGGTCACCCCTTCTTGGGTCAATACCTCCGAAACCTGCTTGAGTTGAGTAGTGGGGACATAAAGTTCCATGATATTCTCCCGTGAACCAGTTTGAACTCGTTTTCCGGACTCCCGCCCAGGTTTTCGATTTATTGAGTATTTAATAATTACTTTAAAAACAATGTCAATGACACGGATTTGCTAATTAAACTCAAGGTGATAAACTACCAATAATATTTGCCAGCGAAAAAATTCCAGGAGCCCTACTTTACTCTTGCCTGTGAAAACCTTCTTGACCGCCTCCATTCCAATGGCTAGCGCACACCCCATGGACGTCACTGAAATCACCGCCAAAACCGCGCTGGTCAAATCCAAGATTCCGGGAGTGGCTTACGTCATCAACCCTTACCTGGGTTGCGGCCATGGCTGCCGCTATTGCTATGCGGCCTTTATGCGCCGCTTTGCCCGGCACCACGCCGGCGCCCCCTGGGGGACTTTCGTCGAGGCCAAAGTCAACCTCCCCGAGATCCTGGCCGCGGAACTAGCCCGCAAAAAACACCGGGGCCAGGTCTTTCTGTCCAGTGTCTGCGACCCCTATCAGCCCGTGGAACTCAAATACCGCTTAACCCGGAGCTGCCTGGAAATCCTGGGCGACTTCGGCTGGGACGTCAGCATCTTAACGCGCTCGCCCCTGGTAACCCGGGACCTGGACCTGCTCGCGGCGCTGCCTGGGGTAAGCGTGGGCCTGTCCATCCCCACGGATGATGACCAGGTGCGGCGCGTGCTGGAACCCCATGCCCCACCTATCCCGGCCCGGATCGCCACGTTAAAAAGGTTACATGAGGCGGGGCTGTCTCCCTGGGTCTTCATCGCGCCCATGCTGCCCCTGCATCCGGCCCGGCTGCATGAGCTTATCGGCCCGTATGCCAGCCGGGTCATGATGGACCCCATGAATTACCGCACCCAGGTAAGCGGGGTTTTTCGGCGCCAGGGGTGGGATTATGCTCTCACCGACGCTTATGCCCAGGAAACCAGGGAAGCCTTAAGGAACTTATTTCAAGGCCACGTGCGGGAGGCCTGACCCGACCAGGTCCCCCTCCCCTTCTGAAATGGTGGCACAGGCTTTCCAGCCTGTGCTGACGCTGGCTCAGGCCTCATGTTGCATAAAGCCCGCAAGATTGCCAGAGCTCTTTTTTGGCAATATTATCTGGGTAGAGTTTTTGTAGCCGAGTGCCGGCCTTTTTGATATAGACGGGAAGAGGATCATCTCCCTGCATGGACAACGCCACGCCGACCCTGTCCTGGCCCCCGGTGCGCCGGGCAGCGGTCCCACCTCTGTCACGGCACCGGCTATCATGGATTCGCTGGCTGGACCCGGGGCTCAAGCTCCTGGTTCCGGCCTTGCTGCTCGTCGCCCTGGTTTTGGCTTTCAACTTCGGCTCCTTTGCGGCCTATGTGGAACTCTTGAGCCGCTGGACCAATATGTCTTTCCTCCCTACCCTGGGCGCAGTCTATACCCTGGTGATGCTCGGCTTTCAGCTTTTCCGCACGCTCCTTTGGGCCTATTATAAGCCTTACCCCTTACCCGACGGCCCTTGGCCCAGCCTCACCGTCATCATCCCCGCTTATAATGAAGGGGCTATGGTAGAAAAAGCCATAGCGTCCGTGGCGGCTTCGGACTACCCGGCGGACCGGTTGGAAATCATCTGCATCGACGACGGCTCCCAAGATGACACCTGGTCATATATCCAGCGGGCCTTAAGACGCTACCCCAAACTGGTCCGGCCTATCCGGTTTGCCGCCAACCGGGGCAAAAAGGCAGGACTGTATACCGGCTTCTCCCGGGGCCGGGGCGAGGTCTTCGTCACCATTGATTCCGACAGCCTGATCGCGCCGGACGCCCTGCGCCACCTGGTGGCCCCTTTGCTGCACGACGCCAGAATCGGCGCAGTGGCCGGCAACGTCAAGGTCTATAACCGCCATCAGAGTTTCATGGGCAAAATGCAGGGCGTGCGCTTCGTAAACCTGGATTATCTCCGAGCCTCCCAATCCCTATACCGGGCAGTGGTGTGCACGCCCGGGTCGCTGTCGGCCTATCGGCGCACCGCACTTGCCCCGCACCTTAAGGCCTGGCGGCGTCAAACCTTTCTGGGCGCCCCCTGCCACCACAGCGAAGACCGGGCCCTGACCAACTTTATTCTGCGGAGCGGCCACTACACCTATTATCAGCGCACCGCGCTGGTCTATACCCTGGTCCCCGAAACCTACACCGGCGTATGCAAGATGTACCTGCGTTGGGAGCGGGGCAACGTGCGAGAATCCTGCGTCCAGTTGGGCTACCTGTTTACCCGGTACCGGGATAAATACCGGCTTCTGCCCATCGTGGA
This DNA window, taken from Desulfobaccales bacterium, encodes the following:
- a CDS encoding vanadium-dependent haloperoxidase: MPKYGRLLPRTIFLTALLALATFSAPVLASDPDAVLFLNQVALDAIRSDKTAPPMASRDLAIVHASIFDAVNSITRMYQPYFVNLVADKNTSMEAAAISAGFTALSSLFPAQNFDALKASAFTAIPDGLAKTSGISLGQNVANQILAWRAGDGWNATYNYVPGAQPGNWQPTPPAHAPFLLPQWPDVTPFAMSSGDQFRQAPPPALTSDAYTTAFNQVKDLGAKNSSTRTADQTQIALFWADGAGTHTPPGHWNAIASTVAHAQKTDLVQDARLFALLNIALADAGISCWDMKRDYSLWRPITAIRAADTDGNPDTLADPGWESLLVTPPFPSYSSGHSTFSGTAAELLQDFFGELPFTIGSDGLPGVTRSFLDFWDAAAEAGESRIYGGIHYEFDNLGGLRAGKALGDYVFENFLQPVPVPASLLLLGSGLLGLVGWARGRKRK
- a CDS encoding radical SAM protein, translating into MDVTEITAKTALVKSKIPGVAYVINPYLGCGHGCRYCYAAFMRRFARHHAGAPWGTFVEAKVNLPEILAAELARKKHRGQVFLSSVCDPYQPVELKYRLTRSCLEILGDFGWDVSILTRSPLVTRDLDLLAALPGVSVGLSIPTDDDQVRRVLEPHAPPIPARIATLKRLHEAGLSPWVFIAPMLPLHPARLHELIGPYASRVMMDPMNYRTQVSGVFRRQGWDYALTDAYAQETREALRNLFQGHVREA
- a CDS encoding glycosyltransferase, coding for MDNATPTLSWPPVRRAAVPPLSRHRLSWIRWLDPGLKLLVPALLLVALVLAFNFGSFAAYVELLSRWTNMSFLPTLGAVYTLVMLGFQLFRTLLWAYYKPYPLPDGPWPSLTVIIPAYNEGAMVEKAIASVAASDYPADRLEIICIDDGSQDDTWSYIQRALRRYPKLVRPIRFAANRGKKAGLYTGFSRGRGEVFVTIDSDSLIAPDALRHLVAPLLHDARIGAVAGNVKVYNRHQSFMGKMQGVRFVNLDYLRASQSLYRAVVCTPGSLSAYRRTALAPHLKAWRRQTFLGAPCHHSEDRALTNFILRSGHYTYYQRTALVYTLVPETYTGVCKMYLRWERGNVRESCVQLGYLFTRYRDKYRLLPIVEFFLAQLEYPLTLIFFGMLVVSVVLYPLILIKLLAVLGVISLINLIYYLWLERDLEFVYGVIYSYYAFFLLQWIYPYALVTVRNRRWLTR